Proteins encoded by one window of Capra hircus breed San Clemente unplaced genomic scaffold, ASM170441v1, whole genome shotgun sequence:
- the LOC108634739 gene encoding neurturin, which translates to MQRWKAAALASVLCSSVLSIWMCREGLLLGHRLGPALAPLRRPPRTLDARIARLAQYRALLQGAPDAVELRELTPWAGRSPGPRRRAGPRRRRARARSGTRPCGLRELEVRVSELGLGYASEETVLFRYCAGACEAAARVYDLGLRRLRQRRRVRRERVRAQPCCRPTAYEDEVSFLDTHSRYHTVHELSARECACV; encoded by the exons ATGCAGCGCTGGAAGGCGGCGGCCCTGGCCTCGGTGCTCTGCAGCTCCGTGCTCTCCATCTGGATGTGTCGGGAGGGCCTGCTCCTCGGCCACCGCCTCGGACCTGCGCTGGCCCCGTTGCGCCGGCCGCCTCGCACCCTGGACGCCCGCATTGCCCGTCTGGCCCAGT ACCGTGCACTGCTGCAGGGCGCCCCGGACGCCGTGGAGCTTCGAGAACTGACGCCCTGGGCCGGGCGGTCCCCTGGTCCGCGCCGTCGGGCGGGGCCCCGGCGGCGGCGCGCGCGTGCGCGGTCGGGGACACGGCCTTGCGGGCTGCGCGAGCTCGAGGTGCGCGTGAGCGAGCTGGGCCTGGGCTACGCATCGGAAGAGACGGTGCTGTTCCGCTACTGCGCAGGCGCGTGCGAGGCGGCCGCGCGCGTCTACGACCTGGGGCTGCGACGCCTGCGCCAGCGGCGGCGAGTGCGGCGAGAGCGGGTCCGCGCTCAGCCCTGCTGCCGCCCGACGGCCTACGAGGACGAGGTGTCCTTTCTGGACACGCACAGTCGCTACCACACGGTCCACGAGCTGTCGGCGCGCGAGTGCGCCTGCGTGTGA